From the genome of Mycoplasma putrefaciens KS1, one region includes:
- a CDS encoding alpha/beta hydrolase, which produces MAGQYSNIARAMIVMWNSKFSKIIYKRQDGFSINLNPIKLFSWLNPINRNSNKRLRINEYKTPDISFFTSSCNGLKIAGSIWLNHNKTDKWIIGAHGYNSNRIEVLYLLWHYRQLGYNIITFDFRNHGASDGELTTWGYQEKQDLKAIINWLIEKYKVATLGLVGASMGAFTINYFLLTELELIKKANIKWAVSDSSYMSAKHLLRKMVNDNSPKFLHGIGNEVLNDILMIYKDEYKVDLSELNFTTLIEPSKQYIPVLYFHNRYDKVTNYLDSFKMCRIKNSVENSDKNQVKIYDDGIHHTKSIIEYEDDYISRSLNFVRRNENASKNNQNGIKSIKID; this is translated from the coding sequence ATGGCTGGTCAATACTCAAACATTGCTAGAGCAATGATTGTAATGTGAAATTCTAAGTTTTCAAAAATAATTTATAAACGACAAGATGGATTTTCAATTAATCTCAACCCAATCAAACTATTTTCATGACTTAACCCAATTAACAGAAACTCAAATAAAAGACTAAGAATTAATGAGTACAAAACTCCAGATATCAGCTTTTTTACTTCGTCTTGTAATGGTTTAAAAATTGCTGGTAGTATTTGACTAAATCATAACAAAACAGATAAATGAATTATTGGTGCTCATGGATATAATTCAAATAGGATTGAAGTTTTATACTTATTGTGACATTATCGTCAACTTGGTTATAACATTATAACTTTTGATTTTAGAAATCATGGTGCAAGTGATGGTGAGCTAACAACTTGAGGTTATCAAGAAAAACAGGACTTAAAAGCTATTATTAATTGGTTGATTGAAAAATATAAAGTTGCAACATTAGGTTTAGTTGGAGCAAGCATGGGTGCTTTTACAATTAATTATTTTTTACTTACTGAACTAGAGTTAATTAAAAAAGCGAATATTAAATGAGCTGTATCTGATTCAAGCTATATGTCAGCAAAACATTTACTTAGAAAAATGGTAAATGACAATAGCCCAAAATTTTTACATGGAATTGGAAATGAGGTTTTAAATGATATTTTAATGATTTATAAAGATGAATATAAAGTTGATTTATCAGAATTAAATTTCACGACTTTAATAGAACCATCAAAACAATACATTCCTGTTTTATACTTCCACAATAGATATGACAAAGTTACTAATTATTTAGATAGTTTTAAAATGTGTCGAATTAAAAATAGTGTTGAGAATTCTGATAAAAATCAAGTTAAAATTTATGATGATGGTATTCATCATACCAAGTCGATTATCGAGTATGAAGATGACTATATTTCAAGAAGTTTAAATTTTGTTCGAAGAAATGAAAATGCTAGTAAAAATAACCAAAATGGTATAAAATCAATAAAAATAGATTAA
- a CDS encoding ribosomal-processing cysteine protease Prp produces MVKIIIKYKGDKIEQFDVSGHANAGSYGHDLVCAAISGIVSGALNALDINYHKKVSLKVLDNQILIIAKDLNDSYLQTMLNMLKIQLHTITMQYPKNTQFKEIN; encoded by the coding sequence ATGGTAAAAATAATAATCAAATATAAAGGTGATAAAATTGAACAATTTGATGTAAGTGGACATGCTAATGCTGGAAGTTATGGACATGATTTAGTATGTGCTGCAATTAGTGGAATTGTTAGTGGTGCATTGAATGCGCTTGACATTAATTATCACAAAAAGGTGAGCTTAAAAGTTTTAGATAATCAAATTCTTATCATAGCTAAGGATTTGAATGATAGTTATCTACAAACTATGTTAAATATGTTAAAAATACAACTACATACAATAACAATGCAATATCCTAAAAATACACAGTTTAAGGAGATAAATTAA
- a CDS encoding lysophospholipid acyltransferase family protein, which yields MQKNKPTNKQLKTTTVNDNTETVALNRSEKLTDQQLNQSLETTVSKPKDYLHLNKLKMLYMWLPLLNIKLKAARIVRKNRKYPDTYSEEYRYNWVKKAVNKLLYVLDVDIKVEGIENWLDKGVVLAANHQSNLDPVVLLAINDFSKQQPVAFIAKQELWTDKVFKNFVRLIDCIPLDRKSPRSAHEAFKEARELIVDYKRSLVIFPEGTRSKSQQMNQFHAASLKVAQMSHSPIIPVSIINSYQVFAPTRSKRVEVKVVFGKPILPSKHISQKTEDLTKFVQKIVQANIDKWEHQEMKYELKKLTKKDIKQLKEEELAKQRKTKNNKKKTIKDLFKIID from the coding sequence ATGCAAAAAAATAAACCAACTAATAAACAACTAAAAACAACAACAGTTAATGACAATACTGAAACAGTAGCTTTAAATCGATCAGAAAAATTGACTGATCAGCAGCTAAACCAATCACTAGAAACTACAGTTTCAAAGCCTAAAGATTATTTACACTTAAATAAGTTAAAGATGCTTTACATGTGATTGCCTTTATTAAATATTAAGTTAAAAGCAGCTAGAATTGTTAGAAAAAATAGAAAATATCCTGATACTTATTCTGAAGAGTATCGTTATAATTGAGTTAAAAAAGCAGTTAATAAACTGTTATACGTTTTAGATGTTGATATTAAAGTGGAAGGTATTGAAAATTGACTTGATAAAGGTGTGGTTTTAGCAGCTAATCATCAATCAAATCTTGATCCAGTTGTTTTACTTGCTATTAATGATTTTTCTAAACAACAGCCTGTAGCATTTATTGCAAAACAAGAACTATGAACCGATAAAGTGTTTAAGAATTTTGTAAGATTAATTGATTGCATTCCGTTAGATAGAAAAAGTCCAAGAAGTGCTCATGAAGCATTCAAAGAGGCAAGAGAACTAATTGTTGATTATAAAAGATCTTTAGTGATTTTTCCAGAAGGAACAAGAAGTAAGTCTCAACAAATGAATCAATTTCATGCAGCTTCATTAAAAGTAGCTCAAATGTCACATTCTCCAATTATTCCTGTTTCAATTATTAACTCATATCAAGTTTTTGCTCCAACTAGATCAAAGAGAGTTGAAGTTAAAGTTGTTTTTGGTAAACCTATTTTACCTTCAAAACATATCTCTCAAAAAACAGAAGATCTAACAAAATTTGTTCAAAAGATTGTTCAAGCTAATATTGATAAATGAGAACATCAAGAAATGAAATACGAGTTAAAAAAATTAACCAAAAAAGATATCAAACAACTAAAAGAAGAAGAATTAGCAAAACAAAGAAAAACAAAAAATAATAAAAAGAAAACAATTAAAGACCTTTTTAAAATAATTGATTAA
- the rpmA gene encoding 50S ribosomal protein L27 has translation MRFLLGLQFFASKKGVGSTKNGRDSESKRLGAKKSDGQFTNAGSIIFRQRGTKIHPGINVGRGGDDTLFALAAGIVKYERFGKNRTKVSVIAKETN, from the coding sequence ATGCGTTTCTTATTAGGTTTACAGTTCTTTGCTTCTAAAAAAGGAGTAGGTTCAACTAAAAATGGACGTGACTCAGAATCAAAACGTTTGGGTGCTAAAAAATCTGATGGGCAGTTTACTAATGCGGGGTCAATCATTTTTAGACAAAGAGGAACAAAAATCCACCCAGGAATTAATGTAGGACGTGGTGGAGATGATACTTTATTTGCTTTAGCAGCAGGAATTGTTAAATACGAAAGATTTGGAAAAAACCGTACTAAGGTAAGTGTTATTGCTAAAGAAACTAACTAA
- a CDS encoding PTS sugar transporter subunit IIA has translation MIKDNKNIFLVYQFHSKAQAIEFVASKMIELGYVKKNYVKSMIKRDKISSIAIGNYLAISHADVNGFNEIKNFGIIVVKLKNNLFEMINQWLESLV, from the coding sequence ATGATTAAAGATAATAAAAATATATTTTTAGTTTATCAATTTCATAGCAAAGCTCAAGCAATAGAATTTGTTGCTAGTAAGATGATTGAGCTAGGTTATGTTAAGAAAAATTACGTTAAATCTATGATCAAAAGAGATAAAATATCTAGTATTGCGATTGGTAATTATCTAGCAATTTCACATGCAGATGTCAATGGTTTTAATGAAATTAAAAACTTTGGGATTATAGTTGTTAAATTAAAAAATAATTTATTTGAGATGATAAACCAGTGACTTGAATCGTTGGTTTAG
- the ileS gene encoding isoleucine--tRNA ligase, with protein MTNKYKDTLLIGQTSFDMRAGLKDKEPIFEQFWQANKIYDQKMKLNQHKPKFVLHDGPPYANGDLHIGHALNKTLKDIIIRFKNSAGYYAPFIMGWDTHGLPIETAVTKTGVDRKAIDAVTFRKLCEKYALNQVENQANQFQRLGMFTDYDVKYVTLTHDYEMSELRLFEKMYQKGLIYKALKPIYWSPSSESALADSEIEYKDVKSPSVYVSCDIVNSTKFDNNTKLVIWTTTPWTLPSNQLIAVGAEIKYSLVKPKNTQQKFIIASDLIASVSQEIGWEELEIFSQLSASDLIGTEYVHPLYDKVINKVVLGHHITSESGTGMVHIAGGFGEDDYLIVKQHKLEPFAPIDNQGKFSNEISNLDPELVGVFYDDANKIITTRLANKNNLLKLKFLTHSYPHDWRTKKPVIYRCTLQWFVNLEPVKDEILKNVNKIETHPKWAKKRLYQVLEERTDWTISRQRLWGVPIIGFYDQANNLVLNNKILAYALEQIDKLGTNAWFKEPADLFLPEEYQNKNLKKEQDILDVWFDSGSSAIALIERFKDLDLPFDVYLEGNDQYRGWFNASMINSTIYTSKSPYQKLISHGMTTDEKGNKMSKSLGNGVDPIQFSNELGADILRLWVCSTDFTDDQKIGPEIIKQISESYRKIRNTIRFILANLSDFDPNKDYQENLSQVDQYSLANLTQFKDKVLNYYENLQFNQIYNLTMNYVTKNLSSFYLDFIKDILYIHKFDSTRRRQVQTVLYEQLWALIDVLRPILVHTIEEVYSCLNISNKAQSVHLLDLRTQKFDQDSEFNLRWEKIMNLRDDVNKALEIAREAKIINKGFEAVVTIKLNDQFKELSQYKELAQIFIVNSIIFVEQSNQDFIKCNLADIKVEQKQGIKCQRCWQIFDELFNDEICWECNKVVESL; from the coding sequence ATGACAAATAAATATAAAGATACATTATTAATTGGTCAAACTTCATTTGATATGAGAGCAGGTTTAAAGGATAAAGAACCAATTTTTGAACAATTTTGACAAGCAAATAAAATTTATGACCAAAAAATGAAATTAAATCAGCATAAGCCAAAATTTGTATTACATGACGGTCCGCCTTATGCTAATGGCGATTTACATATTGGTCATGCTTTAAATAAAACTTTAAAAGATATCATTATTAGATTTAAAAATTCTGCGGGATATTATGCTCCATTTATTATGGGATGAGATACTCATGGACTACCTATTGAAACGGCAGTTACCAAAACTGGTGTTGATCGTAAAGCTATTGATGCTGTAACATTTAGAAAGTTATGCGAAAAATATGCTTTAAATCAAGTTGAAAACCAAGCCAATCAATTTCAACGTCTAGGAATGTTTACTGATTATGATGTTAAATATGTGACATTAACACATGATTATGAAATGAGTGAGTTAAGACTATTTGAAAAAATGTATCAAAAGGGCTTAATTTATAAAGCTCTAAAACCAATTTACTGATCGCCATCAAGCGAATCTGCATTGGCTGATTCTGAAATTGAATATAAAGATGTGAAGTCTCCGTCAGTTTATGTGTCTTGTGATATTGTTAATTCAACTAAATTCGATAATAATACAAAGTTAGTTATTTGAACCACAACACCTTGAACTTTACCATCAAACCAATTAATAGCAGTGGGAGCTGAAATTAAATATAGTCTTGTTAAACCAAAAAATACTCAACAAAAATTTATCATCGCAAGTGATTTAATAGCTAGTGTTAGTCAAGAAATTGGATGAGAAGAGCTTGAAATTTTCTCACAATTGAGTGCAAGTGATTTGATTGGTACTGAATATGTTCATCCATTATATGACAAAGTCATTAACAAAGTTGTTCTAGGTCATCACATAACAAGTGAATCAGGAACTGGTATGGTTCATATTGCTGGTGGATTTGGTGAAGATGATTATTTAATTGTTAAACAACATAAATTAGAGCCATTTGCCCCAATTGATAATCAAGGTAAATTTTCAAATGAAATTAGTAATTTAGATCCTGAACTTGTTGGAGTTTTTTATGACGATGCTAATAAGATTATTACAACTAGACTTGCAAATAAAAATAATTTATTAAAATTAAAGTTTCTAACGCACTCATATCCTCATGACTGAAGAACTAAAAAACCAGTTATTTATCGCTGTACATTACAATGATTTGTTAACCTAGAACCGGTCAAAGATGAAATTTTAAAAAATGTTAATAAAATTGAAACTCATCCTAAATGAGCCAAAAAACGTTTATATCAAGTTTTAGAAGAAAGAACTGATTGAACTATTTCAAGACAAAGATTATGAGGAGTGCCAATTATTGGGTTTTATGATCAAGCTAATAACTTAGTTTTAAATAATAAAATTTTAGCTTATGCTCTTGAGCAAATAGATAAATTAGGAACTAATGCATGGTTTAAAGAACCGGCTGATCTTTTCTTACCTGAAGAATATCAAAATAAGAATCTGAAAAAAGAACAAGATATTTTAGATGTTTGGTTTGACTCTGGATCAAGTGCTATTGCTTTGATTGAACGTTTTAAAGATCTAGATCTACCTTTTGATGTTTATTTAGAAGGAAATGATCAATATCGTGGATGATTCAATGCTTCAATGATTAACTCAACAATTTATACGTCAAAATCTCCGTATCAAAAACTAATTTCACATGGTATGACAACTGATGAAAAAGGAAATAAAATGTCTAAATCATTAGGAAATGGAGTTGATCCAATTCAATTTTCAAATGAATTAGGAGCTGATATTTTAAGATTATGAGTTTGTTCAACAGATTTTACTGATGATCAAAAAATTGGACCTGAAATTATTAAACAAATTAGTGAATCATATCGAAAAATTAGAAATACGATTAGATTTATTTTAGCTAATTTATCAGATTTTGATCCAAACAAAGACTATCAAGAAAATCTAAGCCAAGTTGATCAGTACAGTCTAGCAAATTTAACACAATTTAAAGACAAAGTTTTAAATTATTATGAGAACTTACAATTCAATCAAATCTATAATTTAACAATGAATTATGTTACTAAAAACTTATCATCATTTTATCTAGATTTTATTAAAGATATTTTATACATTCATAAATTTGATTCAACTAGAAGAAGACAAGTTCAAACAGTTTTATATGAGCAATTATGAGCTCTAATTGATGTCTTAAGACCAATTTTAGTTCATACTATAGAAGAAGTTTATAGTTGTTTAAATATTTCAAATAAAGCACAATCAGTTCACTTATTAGATCTTAGAACACAAAAATTTGATCAGGATTCTGAATTTAATTTAAGATGAGAAAAGATTATGAACTTAAGAGATGATGTTAATAAGGCTTTAGAAATTGCAAGAGAAGCTAAGATTATCAACAAGGGATTTGAAGCAGTTGTCACTATTAAATTAAATGACCAATTTAAAGAATTGAGTCAATACAAAGAGTTAGCTCAAATTTTTATTGTAAATTCTATTATTTTTGTTGAACAAAGCAACCAGGACTTTATTAAATGTAATTTAGCTGACATTAAAGTTGAACAAAAGCAAGGTATTAAATGCCAAAGATGTTGACAAATATTTGATGAGTTATTCAATGATGAGATTTGTTGAGAGTGTAACAAAGTTGTTGAGAGTTTATAG
- a CDS encoding RluA family pseudouridine synthase: MKQIVLTSDKPNSRLDKLLVELLKDQNLSRSYIQKLIKEKNVIVDDQIVDANNFIVKTNSKIIINIADAQVTDIIAQKIDLDIVYQDDDLLVINKQNNIVVHPGAGNFDKTIVNALLGNNIKLSSINGTLRPGIVHRIDKQTTGLLIVAKTDLAHKRLTEMLANHQIYKEYYALVWGVIAENKAVINAPIGRDQYDRKKMAVTSKNSKIAKTNFEVIERFKNATLVKCDIETGRTHQIRVHFNFIKHPILNDPVYGRLSESQTAFGQYLHASKLKFQHPITNQTIELIADLPKEFNDKIKELRGDMSE, from the coding sequence ATGAAACAAATAGTTTTAACTTCAGACAAACCAAACTCTAGATTAGATAAATTATTAGTTGAACTTTTAAAAGATCAGAACTTGTCAAGATCTTATATTCAAAAATTAATCAAAGAAAAAAATGTTATAGTTGATGATCAAATAGTTGATGCAAACAATTTTATAGTTAAAACAAATTCTAAAATTATTATTAATATTGCTGATGCTCAAGTAACTGATATTATTGCTCAAAAAATTGATCTAGATATTGTTTATCAAGATGATGATCTTTTAGTAATTAATAAACAAAACAATATTGTTGTTCACCCTGGTGCTGGTAATTTTGATAAAACAATTGTTAATGCTTTATTAGGAAATAACATTAAACTTTCTTCAATTAATGGGACATTAAGACCAGGAATTGTACATCGAATTGATAAACAAACCACTGGCTTACTAATTGTTGCTAAAACTGATCTAGCTCATAAAAGACTAACTGAAATGTTAGCAAATCACCAAATTTATAAAGAGTATTATGCTTTAGTATGAGGAGTGATTGCTGAAAATAAAGCAGTTATTAATGCTCCTATTGGTCGAGATCAGTACGATCGCAAAAAAATGGCAGTAACTAGTAAAAATTCTAAGATTGCAAAAACTAATTTTGAAGTTATTGAACGTTTTAAAAATGCTACATTAGTTAAGTGTGATATCGAAACTGGAAGAACACATCAAATCAGAGTACATTTTAATTTTATTAAACATCCAATTTTAAATGATCCTGTTTATGGTCGTTTAAGTGAAAGTCAAACTGCATTTGGTCAGTATCTTCATGCATCTAAGTTAAAGTTTCAACACCCTATCACAAACCAAACAATTGAATTAATTGCCGATTTACCAAAAGAATTTAATGATAAAATTAAAGAATTAAGAGGTGATATGAGTGAGTAA
- the rplU gene encoding 50S ribosomal protein L21 gives MFAIIKTGGKQIKVEPGQEIFVEKIKGDVDAKVVFDQVLMIDGKVGNPLISGAKVLATIIKQGKAKKIRVVRYHPKKNVNKIYGHRQPFTKVKIDEITTK, from the coding sequence ATGTTTGCAATCATTAAAACTGGTGGAAAACAAATTAAAGTTGAACCAGGACAAGAAATCTTTGTTGAAAAAATCAAAGGTGACGTGGATGCAAAAGTGGTATTTGATCAAGTACTAATGATCGATGGAAAAGTTGGTAATCCATTAATTAGTGGGGCTAAAGTTTTAGCGACTATCATAAAACAAGGAAAAGCCAAAAAGATTCGTGTTGTTAGATATCATCCAAAGAAAAATGTTAATAAAATTTATGGTCACAGACAACCTTTTACAAAAGTAAAAATTGATGAAATTACCACTAAATAA
- a CDS encoding dihydrofolate reductase has translation MIKLIWAQTKTGVIGKNNQLAWSIDQELQHFRKATWNKDIIMGRKRFASLNFQPLKNRFNYILTSDPEKYQVYQNRYDNLIFINDVKPIIAKYANNPDNELFVIGGKIIYEIFLDSADQIIRSIIKKDYQGDIYISELDLNKFQKISEEDFDEFYIERWVRK, from the coding sequence ATGATTAAATTAATTTGAGCTCAAACTAAAACTGGAGTTATTGGTAAAAATAATCAATTAGCCTGATCAATAGATCAAGAGCTTCAACACTTTAGAAAAGCAACTTGAAATAAAGATATCATTATGGGTAGAAAAAGGTTTGCATCATTAAATTTTCAGCCCTTAAAGAATCGTTTTAATTACATATTAACATCAGATCCAGAAAAATATCAGGTATATCAAAATAGATATGACAATTTAATTTTTATTAATGATGTGAAACCGATAATAGCTAAATACGCAAATAACCCCGACAATGAATTGTTTGTAATTGGTGGTAAAATTATTTATGAAATATTTTTAGATTCAGCAGATCAAATCATTAGATCAATCATTAAAAAAGACTATCAAGGCGATATTTATATCTCTGAACTTGATTTAAATAAATTTCAAAAGATCTCAGAAGAGGATTTTGATGAATTTTACATAGAAAGATGAGTTAGAAAATAA
- the rsmI gene encoding 16S rRNA (cytidine(1402)-2'-O)-methyltransferase, with product MIIQKTFKNHKPTIYLITTPIGNLDDINKRSLETLQTVDLIFCEDTRISKILLDKYKISNTLISLHMHNEQQRITQIINLVNQNKNIAIISDAGVPIISDPAGYLINQLRELEIECNITAIGAGSAYIHALICSGFNSKTNYFYGFIENKNQLTKTKELTNLINKYSSDTVISFYESVHRIKQTIFSLNEILPINHKIVLARELTKINEEIIYGTISEINQYLDSEQFINKGEFVIVIDKLNQQKYPDLSDDQIIEMIDQEVNLNHLKLKKACETISLKTNKSKNHLYHLYISKK from the coding sequence ATGATTATTCAAAAGACATTTAAAAATCATAAGCCGACAATTTATTTAATAACTACTCCCATTGGTAATTTAGACGATATTAATAAAAGAAGTTTAGAAACACTACAAACTGTCGATCTGATATTTTGTGAAGACACTAGAATTAGCAAAATTTTACTAGACAAATATAAGATTTCAAACACTTTAATATCACTTCATATGCACAATGAACAACAAAGAATCACTCAAATTATTAACTTAGTTAATCAAAATAAAAACATAGCTATTATCAGTGATGCTGGAGTTCCAATTATAAGTGATCCAGCAGGATACTTAATTAACCAGTTAAGAGAGTTAGAAATTGAATGTAACATCACAGCAATTGGAGCAGGTTCAGCTTATATTCATGCTTTAATTTGTAGTGGATTTAATAGTAAGACTAATTATTTTTATGGTTTTATTGAAAACAAAAACCAGCTAACAAAAACAAAAGAATTGACTAACTTAATTAATAAATATTCAAGCGATACAGTTATTAGTTTTTATGAATCAGTGCACAGAATTAAACAAACTATCTTCTCTCTAAATGAAATTTTACCAATCAATCACAAAATCGTTTTAGCAAGAGAACTTACCAAAATTAATGAAGAGATAATTTATGGAACTATTAGTGAAATTAACCAGTACCTTGATTCTGAACAATTTATTAATAAAGGCGAGTTTGTAATTGTAATTGATAAGTTAAATCAACAAAAATATCCAGATCTAAGTGATGATCAAATTATTGAAATGATTGATCAAGAAGTTAATCTAAACCATCTGAAATTAAAAAAAGCTTGTGAAACTATTAGTTTAAAAACTAATAAATCAAAAAATCACCTATATCATTTGTACATTTCTAAAAAATAA
- a CDS encoding holo-ACP synthase — MKRGEIMKVGIDIVENKRIKLKESLIFKILSESELAIFNSKNRQEKREFLSGRWAVKEAIIKTLDTPVSMSKIEISYIDSKPIILNAELQNIAISISHEKKFSVGLAIRTND; from the coding sequence ATGAAACGTGGTGAAATAATGAAAGTTGGAATTGATATTGTCGAAAATAAACGAATTAAACTTAAAGAAAGCCTTATTTTTAAAATATTATCTGAAAGTGAGTTAGCAATTTTTAATTCTAAAAATAGACAAGAAAAAAGAGAATTTTTATCAGGTCGATGAGCTGTTAAAGAAGCAATTATTAAAACTTTAGATACTCCAGTAAGTATGTCAAAAATTGAAATTAGTTATATTGATTCTAAACCAATTATTTTAAATGCCGAACTGCAAAATATTGCTATTTCAATCTCTCATGAAAAAAAATTCTCAGTAGGATTAGCAATTAGAACTAATGATTAA
- the rpmG gene encoding 50S ribosomal protein L33 — protein MREKYILRCTVCKNENYIGKNDKKKPKIEVAKYCAHCNKHELHKQKK, from the coding sequence ATGCGCGAAAAATATATTTTACGCTGTACAGTTTGCAAAAATGAAAACTACATTGGTAAAAATGATAAGAAAAAGCCAAAAATCGAAGTAGCTAAATATTGTGCACATTGTAATAAACACGAACTTCATAAACAAAAAAAATAG
- a CDS encoding signal peptidase II, whose amino-acid sequence MWLKEKWLDLKVKIKNHNFQWKFKLIVCLPILVFLVASDWITKAIVVNNFNLGDHKVLINNFLHLRYTINLGMAYGGLQNSKTLVIVLASIVTLFMIILFIFLNAKRWLIPLTFILSGSIANLLARSWAPVNQDGIGGGVVDFLVWGFTLFRSDQYIFNLADLWVNCGIAIGIVVVIIELIIFLRTKFKRKEAN is encoded by the coding sequence ATGTGATTAAAAGAAAAATGATTAGATTTAAAAGTTAAGATTAAAAATCACAACTTTCAATGAAAGTTTAAATTAATTGTTTGCCTGCCAATTTTGGTTTTTTTAGTTGCATCAGATTGAATAACTAAAGCAATTGTTGTTAATAATTTTAATTTAGGTGATCATAAAGTCTTAATAAATAATTTTTTACACTTAAGATACACAATCAATTTAGGAATGGCTTATGGTGGATTACAAAACAGTAAAACATTAGTAATTGTTTTAGCAAGTATTGTCACTTTATTTATGATCATCTTATTTATCTTTTTAAATGCTAAGAGATGACTTATTCCATTAACATTTATCCTATCAGGAAGTATTGCTAATTTACTAGCAAGATCCTGAGCACCAGTTAATCAAGATGGCATTGGTGGTGGAGTTGTTGATTTTCTTGTTTGAGGATTTACTCTTTTTAGATCTGATCAGTACATTTTTAATCTAGCAGATCTATGAGTTAATTGTGGAATTGCAATTGGAATAGTAGTAGTGATAATTGAGTTAATTATCTTTTTAAGAACTAAATTTAAAAGGAAAGAAGCTAATTAA
- a CDS encoding deoxycytidylate deaminase produces the protein MEKRQNYLTWKQYFMLIAKASAMRSKDPSTQVGAIVVNKLNQIMSTGYNGFPRGVSDDQFPWDRQGKDWIDLKYAYVAHAEVNAIVSARTNLTDCDLYVSLFPCNECTKIIIQSGIKKVYYAQDKYHNSKEYVAARRMLDAAKIEYEQLADVDLKVKIR, from the coding sequence ATGGAAAAACGTCAAAACTATTTAACATGAAAACAATATTTTATGTTAATTGCTAAAGCTAGTGCTATGAGAAGTAAAGATCCATCAACTCAAGTAGGAGCAATTGTAGTTAATAAGTTAAATCAAATTATGTCTACTGGTTATAATGGCTTTCCAAGAGGGGTTAGTGATGATCAGTTTCCTTGAGACAGACAAGGAAAGGATTGAATTGATTTGAAATATGCTTATGTTGCTCATGCAGAAGTTAATGCGATTGTTAGCGCTAGAACTAATCTAACTGATTGTGATCTTTATGTCAGTTTATTTCCGTGTAATGAATGTACTAAAATCATTATTCAATCTGGGATTAAAAAAGTTTATTATGCTCAAGACAAATATCACAACAGCAAAGAATATGTTGCTGCAAGAAGAATGCTTGATGCAGCAAAAATCGAATATGAGCAATTAGCAGATGTTGATCTAAAAGTTAAAATCAGATAA